The following coding sequences are from one Paenibacillus stellifer window:
- the kduD gene encoding 2-dehydro-3-deoxy-D-gluconate 5-dehydrogenase KduD, producing MSTLFSLKGKTALVTGAAQGLGQGIALALAEAGADIVSVSLNTSEETVKQAEAFGVKALSVEADLGDHSVLQSAFDQAITLTGKVDILVNNAGIIRRAPAKDHSEKDWFDVINLNLNTVFLLSQIAGRHYIERGSGKIINICSMLSYQGGINVPGYTAAKHGVAGLTKAFANEWAQYGVNTNAIAPGYMATENTAPIRADENRSSSILDRIPAGRWGTPDDVKGPAVFLASAASDYLNGHILCVDGGWLAR from the coding sequence ATGTCAACTTTATTCAGCCTGAAAGGCAAGACAGCGCTCGTAACCGGTGCCGCCCAGGGCTTGGGCCAAGGCATCGCCCTGGCGCTTGCCGAAGCCGGCGCCGATATCGTATCCGTATCGCTGAATACCAGCGAAGAGACCGTGAAGCAGGCCGAAGCATTCGGCGTGAAAGCCCTCAGCGTTGAAGCGGATCTCGGCGACCACAGCGTCCTGCAATCCGCATTCGACCAAGCCATTACGCTGACCGGCAAGGTCGACATCCTCGTGAACAACGCCGGCATCATCCGCCGTGCACCAGCCAAGGATCACAGCGAGAAAGACTGGTTCGACGTCATCAACCTGAACCTTAACACCGTATTCCTGCTGTCCCAGATCGCGGGCAGACATTATATCGAGAGAGGATCGGGCAAAATCATCAACATCTGCTCCATGCTCTCCTACCAGGGCGGCATCAATGTGCCGGGCTATACCGCCGCCAAGCACGGCGTAGCGGGCCTGACCAAGGCGTTCGCCAATGAATGGGCGCAGTATGGCGTGAACACCAACGCCATCGCTCCGGGCTACATGGCGACCGAGAACACCGCGCCGATCCGCGCCGACGAGAACCGTTCGAGCTCCATCCTTGACCGGATTCCGGCCGGCCGCTGGGGCACGCCGGATGACGTGAAGGGGCCAGCTGTATTCCTGGCTTCCGCCGCTTCCGATTATCTGAACGGCCATATTCTCTGCGTCGACGGCGGCTGGCTGGCGCGCTGA
- a CDS encoding DUF6803 family protein produces MNMTHYMSLLADNQPWNLIIFMAIPVIFAETITVTEFFILFGKNTGGGLRSFNRVCSILAGLYFTGIFLYLFPTAFVPLTVNGEWHTWVDVVAVSFYLSGVFFLLPLALLDLGLIARRSPEERKMKLHFIFVSGFLVVAHIAMIFGMVNPEIISGMAGMSH; encoded by the coding sequence ATGAATATGACGCATTACATGTCCCTTCTGGCGGACAACCAGCCTTGGAATCTGATTATCTTCATGGCGATCCCCGTGATCTTCGCCGAGACGATTACGGTGACGGAATTTTTCATTCTGTTCGGCAAAAACACAGGCGGCGGCCTGCGCTCCTTCAACCGGGTTTGCAGCATCCTGGCCGGCCTGTATTTTACAGGCATCTTCCTGTATCTGTTCCCTACCGCATTCGTGCCTTTAACCGTGAACGGGGAATGGCATACCTGGGTGGATGTGGTGGCTGTCAGCTTTTACCTGAGCGGCGTATTCTTCCTGCTGCCATTGGCTCTGCTCGATTTGGGACTTATCGCCCGCCGGAGTCCGGAAGAGCGGAAGATGAAGCTGCATTTCATCTTCGTCAGCGGCTTTCTCGTCGTCGCCCACATCGCCATGATCTTCGGCATGGTTAATCCCGAGATCATCAGCGGCATGGCGGGAATGAGTCACTGA
- a CDS encoding AraC family ligand binding domain-containing protein: protein MKQEIRTVKYDTELKVEVYHFQGIMQKFPNHFHEYYVIGFIEKGQRLLSCKNKEYTIEPGDLLLFNPRDNHACEQIDGQTLDYRCINIQPEIMSKAICEITGKEYLPYFTSQVVFHSDLVVVLRELHQMLMEEESDFRKEEIFFFLLEQLVEEYTEQAVPAGNTEQSMEARAICDFLENHYMENITLNDLCKLTGLSKYYLLRSFTKQKGISPYSYLETIRIDKAKKMLEQGILPIDVALQTGFTDQSHFSNFFKKFIGLTPKQYMNIFKDAHN from the coding sequence TTGAAACAAGAAATAAGAACGGTAAAATATGATACGGAGCTGAAAGTGGAAGTCTATCATTTTCAAGGAATTATGCAGAAATTCCCCAATCATTTTCATGAGTATTATGTGATTGGTTTTATTGAAAAAGGTCAGCGGCTTTTGTCTTGCAAGAACAAAGAGTACACCATAGAACCGGGAGATTTATTACTGTTTAATCCGCGCGATAACCATGCTTGCGAACAAATCGACGGTCAAACACTGGATTATCGCTGCATCAATATCCAACCGGAAATTATGAGCAAGGCAATCTGTGAAATAACAGGAAAAGAATATTTACCCTACTTTACGTCACAAGTAGTTTTTCATAGCGATTTGGTTGTTGTGCTTCGGGAATTACATCAAATGCTTATGGAGGAGGAAAGCGATTTTAGAAAAGAGGAAATCTTTTTTTTCCTTCTGGAGCAGCTGGTAGAAGAATATACGGAGCAGGCCGTACCAGCAGGAAATACAGAGCAAAGCATGGAAGCAAGGGCAATCTGTGATTTTTTGGAAAATCACTACATGGAAAACATTACGCTGAACGACCTGTGCAAGCTGACCGGACTAAGCAAATACTATCTTCTTCGCTCTTTTACCAAGCAGAAGGGAATCTCTCCTTATAGTTATTTAGAAACGATCCGAATTGACAAAGCAAAGAAAATGCTGGAGCAAGGCATTTTGCCAATAGATGTGGCATTACAGACAGGGTTTACCGACCAGAGCCACTTTTCCAACTTCTTCAAGAAGTTTATAGGGCTAACGCCAAAACAATACATGAACATTTTCAAGGATGCTCACAATTGA
- a CDS encoding DMT family transporter yields MDRRQEITGHLFAFITIFIWGTTFISTKILLKAISPTEVLFLRFTIGFIVLLVAYPRRLRVKKRKQELYFAAAGLCGVTLYYLLENIALTYTFASNVGVIISIAPFFTAILAHLFLDGEKLRLQFFIGFAVAVIGIFLISFNGSSHLKLNPLGDILAVLAAVIWAAYSVLTKKISGFHYNTIQATRRIFFYGLIFMIPALFLFEFEPNLDQLIQPVNLFNILFLGLGASALCFVTWNSAVKLLGAVKTSVYIYMVPVITVVTSVLVLHETIPRTSVFGIVLTLAGLFISEIKTSAKTKGALESGRF; encoded by the coding sequence ATGGACAGAAGACAAGAGATTACGGGACATTTATTCGCATTTATTACAATCTTTATTTGGGGAACAACATTCATATCAACAAAGATACTTTTGAAAGCCATTTCTCCAACTGAAGTACTGTTTTTAAGATTTACAATCGGTTTCATTGTGCTGCTTGTGGCTTACCCTCGCAGGCTAAGAGTCAAGAAAAGAAAACAGGAGTTGTATTTTGCTGCGGCTGGTTTATGTGGTGTCACCCTATACTATTTGCTTGAAAACATCGCCCTGACTTATACCTTTGCATCCAATGTAGGGGTCATTATTTCAATTGCACCGTTTTTTACTGCTATCTTGGCGCATCTGTTTTTAGATGGAGAAAAATTGAGATTGCAATTTTTTATAGGTTTTGCGGTTGCTGTTATCGGAATTTTTCTTATTAGCTTTAACGGAAGCAGTCATTTGAAATTGAATCCATTGGGAGATATACTGGCTGTTTTAGCCGCTGTGATATGGGCCGCCTATTCGGTCCTGACAAAGAAAATCAGCGGTTTTCACTATAACACGATCCAGGCAACACGGAGAATTTTCTTCTATGGATTAATATTCATGATTCCCGCCTTATTCCTCTTTGAGTTTGAACCAAACCTTGATCAATTGATACAGCCGGTCAATCTGTTTAACATTCTGTTCTTGGGATTGGGAGCATCCGCCCTGTGTTTTGTAACGTGGAACTCTGCGGTTAAACTATTGGGTGCAGTGAAAACCAGCGTTTATATTTATATGGTTCCAGTCATAACCGTTGTTACCTCTGTTCTTGTACTTCATGAAACGATTCCCCGTACTTCTGTGTTCGGGATTGTACTTACATTAGCCGGACTATTTATTTCAGAGATTAAAACCTCTGCAAAAACAAAAGGAGCTTTAGAGAGTGGGCGATTCTAA
- a CDS encoding glycoside hydrolase family 1 protein produces the protein MKLQFPEGFLWGGAVAANQLEGAYQEDGKGWSTQDVSPHGVKTPPTDVPTEDNMKLIGIDFYHRYKEDIKLFAEMGFKVFRTSIAWSRIFPKGDELEPNEKGLQFYDDLFDECHKYGIEPLVTISHYETPLHLAREYDGWVNRKLVGFYERYAETIFTRYKHKVKYWLTFNEINSILEFPFMSGGIGTPKEKLSKQDLYQAIHHELVASAAAVRIGHEINPDFKIGCMVLSMPIYPLTPNPDDVIQAMKSDHNNTFFADVHARGYYPGYMKRFFRENGIEIHFEPGDEEILKHTVDFVSFSYYMSICETADPAKQIKGEGNLLGGVPNPYLKSSDWGWQIDPQGLRYILNAFWDRYQKPLFIVENGLGAADQLVTLENGEKTVEDGYRINYLKEHLVQVAEAIADGVDVMGYTTWGCIDLVSASTAELKKRYGFIYVDRHDDGSGTLERYRKKSFHWYKEVIGTNGQSLFE, from the coding sequence ATGAAACTTCAGTTTCCGGAAGGATTTCTCTGGGGCGGCGCGGTAGCCGCGAATCAGCTGGAAGGGGCGTATCAGGAGGACGGCAAGGGCTGGTCTACCCAGGATGTGAGTCCTCATGGCGTCAAGACGCCGCCGACGGATGTGCCGACCGAAGACAATATGAAGCTGATCGGCATCGATTTTTATCACCGGTATAAGGAAGATATCAAGCTGTTCGCGGAGATGGGCTTCAAGGTGTTCCGGACGTCCATCGCCTGGTCGCGGATTTTTCCGAAAGGGGACGAGCTGGAGCCGAACGAGAAGGGGCTGCAGTTCTACGACGATCTGTTCGATGAATGCCATAAATACGGCATCGAGCCGCTGGTCACGATTTCCCATTATGAAACGCCGCTGCATCTGGCCCGGGAATATGACGGCTGGGTGAACCGCAAGCTGGTGGGCTTTTACGAGCGGTATGCGGAGACGATTTTTACCCGTTACAAGCATAAAGTGAAATACTGGCTGACCTTCAACGAGATCAACTCCATTCTGGAGTTTCCGTTCATGAGCGGCGGCATCGGTACGCCCAAAGAGAAGCTGAGCAAGCAGGACCTGTACCAGGCCATTCACCATGAGCTTGTGGCGAGCGCGGCGGCTGTTAGAATTGGACATGAAATCAATCCGGACTTCAAGATCGGGTGCATGGTGCTGAGCATGCCGATCTATCCGCTAACGCCGAACCCGGACGATGTGATCCAAGCGATGAAGAGCGACCATAACAATACGTTCTTCGCAGACGTGCACGCACGCGGTTATTATCCGGGATACATGAAGCGGTTCTTCCGCGAGAACGGTATCGAGATCCATTTTGAGCCGGGGGACGAGGAGATTCTGAAGCATACAGTGGATTTCGTCTCGTTCAGCTATTACATGAGCATTTGTGAGACGGCCGACCCGGCGAAGCAGATCAAGGGAGAAGGCAATCTTCTGGGCGGCGTGCCGAATCCGTACCTGAAATCGAGCGATTGGGGCTGGCAGATCGATCCTCAGGGACTCCGGTACATTCTGAATGCGTTCTGGGACCGTTATCAGAAGCCGCTGTTCATTGTGGAAAATGGCCTCGGCGCCGCCGATCAGCTGGTGACCCTGGAGAATGGCGAGAAGACGGTGGAGGACGGCTACCGGATCAATTATTTGAAGGAGCATCTCGTTCAGGTTGCCGAAGCAATCGCGGACGGTGTGGATGTGATGGGATATACGACCTGGGGCTGCATCGACCTCGTCAGCGCCTCAACCGCGGAACTGAAGAAGCGTTACGGCTTCATCTATGTCGACCGTCATGACGACGGATCGGGAACGCTTGAGCGGTACCGCAAGAAGTCGTTCCATTGGTACAAAGAGGTGATCGGGACGAATGGGCAGAGCCTGTTTGAGTAA
- a CDS encoding LacI family DNA-binding transcriptional regulator translates to MSTLDQIAKLSGFSKATVSRVLNGSRHVSPDTRKKILAIMKEQDYVPNRNAISLSKGRTQQIGMITMNLNELILHFMNGFVESAGRHGFQTIIYTTGGDSQKELQALEDLKRKRVDGLLILTSVSSPGLIASYRKYGPIVSWQRMDHPDIPSVAMNQFEGYALALEHLLTRGYTRIANAFGRPSSINTQSRREAYEQAMAAYSLPVDEQWYYSSIYSIADGERVLRSLMEQQNRPEAILCANDLVAAGIVSEARRQGLGVPENLAIVGFDDTELAKTMGITTVRNPVAGQAENAFRLLAPALLGKALALQPLAFSLAIRETT, encoded by the coding sequence ATGTCCACACTCGATCAAATAGCCAAGCTGTCCGGCTTCTCCAAAGCGACGGTATCCCGGGTGCTCAACGGCTCACGGCATGTAAGTCCGGACACCCGCAAGAAAATACTGGCCATCATGAAGGAACAGGACTATGTACCCAACCGGAACGCCATTTCCCTGTCCAAAGGCCGGACCCAGCAGATCGGCATGATTACGATGAATCTGAACGAGCTGATTCTGCATTTCATGAACGGCTTCGTGGAGAGCGCCGGACGGCACGGGTTCCAGACGATCATTTATACAACCGGAGGAGACAGCCAGAAGGAGCTTCAAGCCCTTGAGGATCTCAAGCGAAAAAGAGTAGACGGCCTGCTCATCCTGACCTCCGTCAGCTCCCCGGGCCTTATTGCCTCTTACCGCAAATACGGGCCTATCGTGTCCTGGCAGCGCATGGACCATCCAGATATCCCGTCGGTCGCCATGAACCAGTTCGAGGGCTATGCCCTCGCCCTTGAACATTTGCTCACGCGAGGATACACCCGCATCGCCAATGCGTTCGGCCGTCCCAGCAGCATCAATACGCAGAGCCGGCGGGAGGCGTACGAGCAGGCAATGGCTGCATACAGCCTCCCTGTAGATGAGCAATGGTACTATTCTTCCATCTACAGCATCGCGGACGGCGAGCGCGTGCTGCGCTCCCTGATGGAGCAGCAGAACCGTCCCGAGGCGATTCTATGCGCGAACGATCTAGTTGCCGCAGGTATAGTAAGCGAAGCTCGCAGACAGGGACTGGGCGTGCCGGAGAATCTGGCGATCGTCGGCTTTGACGATACGGAGCTGGCGAAGACGATGGGCATCACGACCGTGCGGAACCCGGTTGCCGGCCAGGCGGAGAACGCCTTCAGGCTGCTGGCTCCTGCGCTGCTGGGAAAGGCGCTGGCGCTTCAGCCCCTGGCATTCAGCCTTGCCATCCGGGAGACGACCTAG
- a CDS encoding polysaccharide lyase family protein has product MRNPHPHQDQSVPAASAATATTTTARRRRLLTKGIALLTALALVLGVPSLPQHTVFAERQSAVSATSTGNGIGYIDNGETAVTGATGTDGEPAVTGETAVTGKIGDSAVTQSVYAASADSLAVQPEGPLWTIGAHDGSSAEFSDYRAMTGSYSAYLPDGSAPNDWKTFPKGMKASVNKTLSISYSLEALPAYGAEFDVHILNAYISVPQMAVYSNGRLAGLLQIAGTSGSGAAYPFRELYRLYIPKELLKAGVNELKLEVYAGSYATTAGDANLWYEWDELSLTALAAPADEPIHGRYIHLGTAIANGFVIDDNVTRLLPDLTRWLGIAYSGNMLRTGFWSDTKSTWQNGIVSYLQTMKDLNLQPMVGIFGSDFMNSPDMLAGHMTDSMKTYYRQFMASYGSYFSYLEMDNEPGVFSHNQASIVELAQFLQSEKASTPWLKIVAPGWAYWPTKGTPYGWERDPAQRKPIEALSDLTNGHSYSLSGLAQARGGALNENLLSYDGGTDDGLPKEMVMTESGANDLHTDQSKFGASAYKYAAVFDREMRADIGYADHIMQHTAFDSSYPNYALLLRPANWSTHKAADTMAWAANSAEGGETRLRTFRRLAAAYATHGSPLPYSFLGGDDSAGRKIYVRAVDTAGLGTSAVGASADKQIVSVVSFGPAGTPARHVSVRVTLPESGTYRALQYRDGQTLDAAYSVSDLAASPYLDLDLTVAAGEAVQLYLTKEETQAPQKPVLVKAEMATWNTAVIGWNESSDNAETTSYRVYRDGEEIAVLPSSLTSYTDTTISYDRTYSYTVKAGDDSGNLSPASDPLQLTVPDMPVTPGGPLYETEKAQLGGIAKTTPDSYASGGAYVRDMHASGSSVSVINIMPGAGSYTLRVGYATSADATLNLYVNGQMIRKLTFVSTGKASGAGAYKSISTDIALADGPNTVILRHDGGNTGGVNLDFMEITPTQTSQTDPGWNDYAFNDIGIYYSPGITTNDNGSWNETESPSETATFTFTGTGVRWLANVQSNMGLASVYIDDILQETVDLTAANLEGYNKVVFEKTGLADGSHTLKIVTLNGKITFNKYSINGPEQSLQQAE; this is encoded by the coding sequence ATGAGAAATCCGCATCCGCATCAAGATCAGTCCGTCCCCGCTGCATCCGCAGCAACCGCCACGACCACAACCGCGCGTCGGCGCCGTCTCTTGACCAAGGGTATCGCCCTGCTGACGGCGCTTGCTCTTGTGTTGGGCGTCCCATCCCTCCCGCAGCACACCGTGTTCGCCGAGCGGCAGAGCGCCGTTTCCGCCACAAGCACCGGCAACGGCATCGGCTACATTGATAACGGGGAGACCGCAGTCACCGGAGCGACCGGAACAGACGGGGAACCCGCTGTTACCGGGGAGACCGCCGTTACCGGGAAGATTGGAGACAGCGCCGTTACCCAAAGCGTGTACGCCGCTTCGGCGGACAGCCTAGCCGTCCAGCCGGAGGGGCCGCTCTGGACCATCGGCGCCCATGACGGCAGCTCCGCTGAATTTTCCGATTATCGCGCCATGACCGGCAGCTACTCCGCCTATTTGCCTGACGGAAGCGCGCCTAACGACTGGAAGACCTTCCCCAAAGGCATGAAAGCCAGCGTGAACAAGACGCTCTCCATCAGCTACTCGCTGGAAGCCCTACCCGCTTACGGAGCGGAATTCGACGTTCATATTCTGAACGCCTATATTTCTGTGCCCCAAATGGCCGTCTACTCGAACGGCCGTCTCGCGGGCCTGCTGCAAATTGCCGGAACCTCGGGCAGCGGAGCCGCCTATCCCTTCCGCGAGCTGTACCGGCTCTATATCCCTAAAGAGCTGCTGAAGGCCGGCGTCAATGAGCTGAAGCTCGAGGTATACGCCGGCTCCTACGCGACCACGGCAGGCGACGCCAATCTGTGGTACGAGTGGGATGAGCTGTCCTTGACCGCACTCGCCGCCCCGGCGGACGAGCCAATCCACGGGCGCTACATCCATCTGGGGACTGCCATCGCGAACGGCTTCGTTATCGATGACAATGTGACCCGGCTGCTGCCGGACCTGACCCGCTGGCTCGGCATCGCCTACAGCGGCAACATGCTGCGCACCGGCTTCTGGTCGGACACCAAGAGCACCTGGCAGAACGGCATCGTCTCCTACTTGCAGACGATGAAAGATCTGAACCTGCAGCCGATGGTCGGTATTTTCGGCTCCGATTTCATGAACAGTCCGGACATGCTCGCCGGTCATATGACAGACAGCATGAAGACCTATTACCGCCAGTTCATGGCCTCGTACGGCTCATACTTCTCCTATCTCGAAATGGACAACGAACCGGGTGTATTCAGCCACAATCAGGCTTCGATTGTGGAGCTGGCCCAGTTCCTGCAATCCGAGAAGGCGAGCACGCCCTGGCTGAAGATCGTCGCCCCGGGCTGGGCCTACTGGCCGACCAAAGGCACGCCCTACGGATGGGAACGCGATCCCGCGCAGCGGAAGCCGATCGAGGCGCTGTCCGATCTGACGAATGGACACAGCTATTCGCTGTCCGGCCTGGCCCAGGCCCGGGGCGGTGCGCTGAATGAGAATCTGCTCAGCTATGACGGAGGCACCGATGACGGCCTGCCCAAGGAAATGGTTATGACCGAGAGCGGAGCGAATGATCTGCACACCGACCAGAGCAAATTCGGGGCATCGGCCTATAAATACGCAGCCGTCTTCGACCGGGAGATGCGCGCGGACATCGGCTACGCCGACCATATCATGCAGCATACCGCCTTCGACTCATCTTATCCGAACTATGCACTGCTTCTTCGTCCGGCGAACTGGAGCACGCATAAAGCCGCCGACACAATGGCCTGGGCGGCCAATTCCGCCGAAGGCGGCGAGACCCGGCTGCGCACGTTCCGCCGCCTGGCCGCGGCCTATGCCACGCACGGCTCGCCGCTGCCGTACTCGTTCCTTGGCGGCGACGATTCCGCCGGCCGCAAGATCTATGTCCGCGCCGTCGACACGGCCGGACTCGGAACGTCGGCCGTAGGAGCCTCGGCCGACAAGCAGATCGTCAGCGTCGTGAGCTTCGGGCCTGCCGGTACGCCGGCGCGGCATGTGAGCGTGCGCGTGACGCTGCCGGAGAGCGGCACGTACCGGGCTCTGCAGTACCGGGACGGCCAGACGCTTGACGCGGCTTACTCTGTCAGCGACCTGGCCGCGTCCCCTTATCTCGATCTCGACCTGACCGTGGCGGCCGGTGAAGCCGTTCAGCTGTACCTGACTAAGGAGGAGACGCAGGCTCCGCAGAAGCCGGTTCTCGTGAAGGCCGAGATGGCGACCTGGAACACCGCAGTCATCGGCTGGAACGAATCGTCGGACAACGCGGAGACGACCTCGTACCGGGTATATCGGGACGGTGAAGAAATCGCCGTACTGCCTTCTTCGCTGACCAGCTACACCGATACGACGATCAGCTATGACCGGACTTATTCGTATACCGTCAAGGCAGGCGACGATTCCGGCAATCTCTCGCCAGCGAGCGATCCGCTGCAGCTCACCGTGCCGGACATGCCGGTTACGCCGGGCGGACCGCTCTATGAGACAGAGAAAGCTCAGCTTGGCGGCATCGCCAAAACGACGCCGGACTCCTACGCCTCAGGTGGCGCCTATGTCCGGGACATGCATGCCAGCGGCTCCAGCGTCAGCGTCATCAACATTATGCCGGGCGCCGGGAGCTACACCCTGCGCGTCGGCTACGCCACCTCGGCGGATGCCACGCTGAATCTGTATGTGAACGGCCAAATGATCCGGAAGCTGACGTTCGTCTCGACCGGCAAAGCCTCAGGAGCTGGCGCCTACAAGAGCATCTCGACCGACATTGCGCTTGCAGACGGCCCGAACACCGTCATACTGCGGCATGACGGCGGCAATACCGGCGGCGTCAATCTCGACTTTATGGAGATCACACCTACACAGACCTCACAGACAGACCCGGGCTGGAACGATTATGCCTTCAACGACATCGGAATCTACTACTCGCCCGGCATCACTACCAATGACAACGGCAGCTGGAACGAGACCGAATCGCCATCCGAGACCGCTACCTTCACCTTCACGGGAACGGGCGTCCGCTGGCTGGCCAATGTCCAGAGCAACATGGGCTTGGCGAGCGTGTACATTGACGATATTCTTCAAGAGACGGTCGATCTTACCGCCGCCAATCTCGAAGGCTACAACAAGGTCGTATTTGAGAAAACGGGCCTGGCGGATGGCAGCCACACCCTCAAAATCGTCACCCTGAACGGCAAAATCACCTTCAATAAATACAGCATCAACGGCCCGGAGCAGAGTCTGCAACAGGCGGAATAG